The sequence GAGATCACTGTAATAATAAGTAAGATTGAATGTGTTTTATCATTTCACATAATTAGCTCAATGATTTCTCCAACATTGCTCTGAATTAAGTAAGAAGAGAATCGACTTCAGTTTTAAGTGAAACTTGGATATTACTTTCCCAAGATAATACAGTCAATAATGATATGGAAGAGAAGGAGCTAGGCAGCTTGGTGGCCCAATAGATAGAGTGCCTTCCTTGGACTCAGAAGGACCTCAGTTCACATTTGACGGTGAGTCCctgggcaagtcgtttaaccctatttgcctcagtttcctcatctgtaaaataatctggagaaagaaaggcaaactatgccagtatttttgccaagaaaaccctaatttCAGTCATGGagagtcagccatgactgaaatgactcaacaataaaagGAACTAGTCTTCAAGATTTCATGTTCTCTGaaatttattgtaaaaaaaaaaaaaaaaagaggggggaaggaaacaTACAAAAAGAGGTGGGAAgtatgggagggaaggagaaaggaaggaaggatggaaaatggagaaaaagaaggagggatgatgggaaggagggaagagggaaggattatgagaggagaaaagaaaggagggacggagagagaaaagaaggatggaagacgggagagaagaaagaagggagagagggagaaagtaaggatggagagagaaaggacgaaagagagggaggaaggagggagggacggaGTGCACCTGGAGGAGCTCACACTTTTCTGGGTCCTAACAGCCTTTCCAAAGGAGCTGCCACTACTTGACCGCCTCCAACCCACCCCAGAATCCTAAAGGGATCTGAATTTCCCAACAATGCACGGTCACCCCTCGCGAACCGAGCAAACGGACGAAAATAAAGAGGTGATAGGATTCACTTCGCTGCATTTTTCGCGTTTCTAATTCGGGGCAGAAGGGATTGGCTGGGCTTTCTTCAGGAGTGGGAATGAGGGTAAAGCACGGGGGTCAGGTCAAAGACTAAGGGTAGTCGTCATCCAGGTTCCCGCTCttgaataaatgcttcttcaaAAGCCCATCCTGATGAGAACCCCCccgtcctccccccccccccccccccccccagcgaGCGGCCCTCTCCCAACTGGATCACTTTTATAAGCCGGAGTCGGGTGGGAGAACACAATATATTTTTGACGTGGGATGTCCACGGGGCACGGAGGAAGAGAACGTGCCTTTCCCTTGGCTCTGGGCTTCAGTGAACTCCTAGGGTGCAGCGGGGGGGCCTCCCCCGGAATCTGCCAGCTCAGGAGCCCGTGCGCTCGCCTCGCCGGTCCCGGAGGCTCTGCCCGGCTTCGTCTCTTCGGTCTGCAGGTGAGGGCGTCGGGCTGCTCTGAGGATGCAGGGGCTGCCGGCCCCAGAGGCGCGGTCCTCAAAGGGCTGATGCGCAGAGTTCTTAATGTCTAATCActatttcctgttttgttttcttcagaccTTCACACGCCCGGCACACATTCCTCTCCCCTGTGGACTACAGATGAGCCAAGTTTGCAATCTGAGCGCAAAGTTGCTTTTGATTTATGGAGGGGGGTGAAAGGGAGTACAAGGGGATAGAAGAGTGAGGGCAGGAAAAAGGTCTTTTTAATTCAAAGCATAAAACAtcgctgattttttttttttaaataggatcaTCTTcccagagctgaaaaggaccttgaaATCCCTCGAAACAAACTGCtgcattttccagatgaaaacaACTGAAGAAGAAAGGTGTTAAATTGGGGCAAATCCTTGAAGCGTTATCTGCGGCCGAAGcttgaacaacaaaaactttcCAGACTTTAGGTCCACTAAACCGTCGTCTCACTGACACGAAATAGAAGGGGACCTTTCCACGTGCTTAACAAATGActtaatgaataaatggatagacgacaaatagataaattaaagaataaataaaatcaagcaCAGAAGTGGCCAAGATTATTTTTACGCACGCTAAACTATCTGGATCCTTGAGGTTTTCAAAATAGGGTAGAATCCAGCGGATCGGTTGGATCCCCCAAGCAACGAGGGGATCCACCGCGATGGTCCAGAATTGGGGTTGGACCTCGGGTGCACTAAGGCCACGGCGAGTAAGTCCCTGCCCTCAGTGGGCTTTCATTCCCAGGCAGACAACAACACGGACAAGCGCGTGTAAGAGGCGGGTGCCTGGCCGAGATTTCCAgagctttaaataaaataaacaccaGGTAGCTTCTCCACCCTGCAGCGGTTATTTCAGTGACAGAGTGATCGCCAGCGCGCGGCTAATCTGATTATTTGATTAATGGGAAGTTCTCTAAAGGATGTCTTCTTAAAGCTGTTTTAAGGAGCTGAAATGAGAGCTTCGAGGGGGAAAGGAGTTTTCTTCTTTAGCCCTTTTTTGCAGGGACTCTGCTGCCCTTCACTAGGAAGGCCACGGATTTAGGCTCCGCGATAAAGGCAGGGAACGTGTGGGCCCACGCGTATTCAGGACTTGCGGCGAATTCCGAGTCAGCTGTCTGCAGAGCGCAGAGCTTTTAGCAGAGGTCAGGAGAGCCGGAGGGAGGCGACTCCGCTTCGCCCTGCGAAACCCTTGGCCTCCTCAGGTACCCGCACAGAGCAGGGATGCCCCGGGGTGGGGAGGGCTGGACCAGGCCCTCTGGGAGTTCGCAGGGAGAGCTCAAAAGACGGGGGACCGAGGGGCTAATTCCGGTTGCTCTCTGGAGTTAGCTCAGGGCCACACTCTGGAGGACCCAACCAACTAAGAGCATTCAATCTGCTCAGGGCCCAGCCTGGTTCTGCAAGGCGGGAGGGGAATTGGGAGCTCGGGACCCTCGGGGAAGGGGCCGCTGAGCGTGCCAGAGTTTTGACCTGGCCACGTCTGGCCCGGCCGGCCCGAGATCCGCAGCAGCTCCCGAAAGGCCGATGCCCAGGGAGGGAAAACCTGGTTTCCCAACCTGGCTCGGAAATGGTTTTAAAGTTGACCGATTTGCCAAGGAAAATTGCTTTCTCATTACTGCTCAAATAATCCGTAGTCGCGACCAAATTTTAGGCTGATTCATTTTGAACCGTTTCTCTTCCTCTTCGGCCCTAGTCCGCTACTTTCTGACATCGTGCCCTTTCACTGATAATGTTTCGATTACATTTAGCCCGCCTTTACGTCCAGCCCCTTCCTAGAGCAGCAACCCCCCGCCCCCGCCACTCTCCACCCTAGAAGTCAGAAGAAGAATcaaattcatcttttcctttttttcctgtcgTTTTTCTAGATCCTcacttttctgttctctttttcctttatgttctttttgttctttcgCTTTACTTAgtttttctgcctttcctttctcactctttttcttccactgtttctccttccttccttccttctttccctccttcatttcttccttccttccctccttcctgctttcctggtgaggagggagggaggaagaaaaaaatggcatgCTTTAATTGGAGCAAAGAACCAACTGATTTAGGCACGAAGCAAGATCCTGAAACGAACACCTGGGATTGTGGGATTCAGCTGCAGCTGAGTTAAGCTGGGGATGAATGCTAGGGACTTAGGGGTTCCTGGGAGTTTCGGGAAGCTCCAGGATCCCAGGCGTCGGAGGCACTTATTTCTGCTTCCTAGAATGGCCAAGGCCTTCACCAGCGGTCTGGGATTCGGAGGCTGCTCCTAGTAGACTTTCTTTTCGCTGAAGCTTGGATGCTGAGGGGACAAAGTCTGGGTCTACGAGAATTTCCCCCTTCTTTGCCTTCCCTCCCCAATGTGCTACAGGGAAAgactatggggggggggggtaaatttGCTGCAGGAAATTGGGCTAGtcatgtattttaaagaaataaacaaatcaatCCAGACATCAGGGGCTGGACAAATCAACCCGGGTCGAGCTTTTATTCCCCTGCAAATGGGATTCTTCTCTCCGGGCCTACCTCCGGGCCTTCTTCCGCACCAGCCCCACTCAGCTTCTCCATCTATTGACCCAGAAGAATCTTAAATAATCCCCACCCGCCCCCTGCTCAGCCACGCTCCCGAGGTAGAGGAAATCTGCTGAGGATTTCAGTCAATGGGGCATCCAGCACGAGTCTACTCTGCTGCACTAGTGTTGGCTTCGTTCCTCATCTTagcccccaccttctcccctgaTCCCCCCCCACCTCGTCCTCAAGAGAGTGAGACCTTCACTCCCAGGTTAACCCTTTAGAAATAGCGAGCAGCGGCGTGGAACTATCGAGTTCTTGTCCGGTTTCAAAAGTGCCTGAGTGCGCTCTCCTGGTCCCCCAAGCAAAGGAAAAGTGGGGGGCTCAAGTAAGGCATCCTCGGGGCCCATGGCCGGGGGAGCCAGCTCTCTGTTAGACGGAtaagtttctttaaaataagataaaataattttggaagtCTGAGAGAAGCCAACACTGTGGGTATGGGGGCTGTAGGATGCAAAACGAGGCAGCATTGGGGAGTAAACCTCCTGTCCAGGATTCTCCAGTCCCGGTTATCCAGTCCGGCCCGGGCTGGGCAACCACGTCCTCCCCCTCCTCCGCCCCCCGCCCCAATTGTCCCCAGCTCCCGCATTCGCAGTCCCCCCACCTCTTTATTGGCTTTTATTCTTTTGCATCAATGCTTAGAATCTGCTAGTCCCTTAATTCGCATGCGTGCCTGAATGAGTGTGGGAACACGTGTGGGAAAGGGAGTTCACCCtcaactggggggggggggacattcGGAGAAGTTTTAAAGGGGAGACCACGTGTTCTTCCGAAGAATCCAACTTCACTCTTTGTGGAGCGGAGATTTAAAGGAACACGCCACCtgcttggggagggaggggggggagagctTGGAGGGGATTAGGTTTTAGTGTGGCCTTCCAGTGTCAGCCTCCTGCCAGCAAAGACAGTGGCCGCACCGGGCTCCCCACATCCCTGGGCCTTCCTCTCTAGGAAGTCTTGTCTGCTGCCTTCCACCTTGGAACAAGAGCTGCTGCTACTGCGCTTGTGGGCTCCCAGGGACCGAGGGTTCGCCCGGTAAACGATCGCAGGGCTTTCTGAAGGGCTAAAAGCGGGCCCGTGGCTGAGGTGCCCAGGCTGGAAATGGCCAGGGGCTCCGCCCTCGCTGTGCCAGCCGTATCGCTCCGAGGATGCCCGGGCCCCGCCAGTCCGCTAAGGGTCCGGGTCACGTCATACTGGCCACTGGGGAAGGCATCAGCTCTTCGGAAATGGCTCATCTTCCAGCCCCCCGTCAAAAACTATGTGCCGGCCCCAGGGCATCCCCACAGCGTCCCCCCGGAACTCAGGGAGAAGTGTCTGCGGAGCTGGGGCAGCCGCTTCTTAGGCCAGCCGGCCCGGGACGTCGGGCACCAGCAGTGGGGACAGCGCGGATACGGGACACGGGGCAAAGGCAAGCCAGGGTTGCTAATCTGCCCAAAGCTTGCGGGGAtcgggggaggaggggaggatgAAGACGAGAAAGAGGAGTGGAGGGGCGGGCGGGGCGGGGGGCGGCGGGGTGGAAGGGGTAGGCGGGGAAAGGGGCGGGGCCAGCAGTCCGGAGCAGGCCGAATCGCTTTTGAATGGCTCTGGAAGAAGAATGGCTCAGCCGGGAAGGAGAGCTGGGGGCGGGGAAGGGAGCGCGGCGAAGGGAACGGGGAGGGGAGTGCGGGGGGGCGAGGGGGGGGGCCGCAGAAAGCGGAAACTTGCCTCCCCAACTCCGTTAAGTCCCTCCTCCCCGCGTCTGGCCAATGACGCGGCAGCTGCCCCGGCCTTGGGCCCGCCGGAGCTATAAGAGCCTCTCCGGCTGCGACCTTCCCCCAACTCCCAGACACTTCCCGGGGTTCCGAGGGAAGCATCACGCCGAGCGGCCCGGCGAGAAGGGGGCGGCCGTGGCGATCGCGAGCCTTTGCTTCCTTTGGGGACCTCGCTGCGGTGCacacctccccctccctccctttcccctcccccgcatccctttcctccctccctccccgcgCTCCGAGGCCGCCACCTCCGGCTCTTCTTCGCGGGGCGCACAGCCACAGTCCGCAGCAGCAGCCGCCGGGAACGGAGCCCCGACAGGCGGCCGGACCGAACTCTAGGGGCCGCCGGGGGCCACGAAGCTGGCGGGTTAAAGCGCCCCTCTggcttctcccccctcccctccccccagccttcCCTGCCCTTCGCCCCCCCGGGCTCGCGAGTCCCGCGTCGTGGCCCGAGAGATGATGCAGGACGTGTCCAGCTCGCCAGTCTCCCCAGCAGACGACAGCCTGAGCAACAGCGAGGAGGAGCCCGACCGGCAGCAGCCTAGTGTGGGCGGCAAGCGCGGGGGGCGTAAGCGGAGGTCCAGCCGgaggagcggcggcggcggcgcgggaggcggcggcggcgccggagcgggcggcggcggcgcgggcggcggcggcgggctaGGAACGGGGGACGACCCGGGCAGCCCGGCCCAAGGCAAGCGCGGCAAGAAGTCGGCGGGCGCGGGCGGCGGGGCCGGCGGCGGCGGgggcagcagcagcggcggcggcagccCGCAGTCGTACGAGGAGCTGCAGACCCAGCGGGTCATGGCCAACGTGCGCGAGCGGCAGCGCACCCAGTCGCTCAACGAGGCGTTCGCGGCGCTGCGCAAAATCATCCCCACGCTGCCCTCGGACAAGCTGAGCAAGATCCAGACGCTCAAGCTGGCCGCCAGGTACATCGACTTCCTCTACCAGGTCCTGCAGAGCGACGAGCTCGACTCGAAGATGGCCAGCTGCAGCTACGTGGCCCACGAGCGCCTCAGCTACGCCTTCTCCGTGTGGCGCATGGAGGGCGCCTGGTCCATGTCGGCGTCCCACTAGCGGCGGCGGCCGCCACTCGGCTCAGGCAGGCCGTGAGACCCAGGTAAGGGCCAGCCGGAGGCCTCACTCCCCAGCCCAGCCCCACGGC comes from Sarcophilus harrisii chromosome 5, mSarHar1.11, whole genome shotgun sequence and encodes:
- the TWIST1 gene encoding twist-related protein 1, producing the protein MMQDVSSSPVSPADDSLSNSEEEPDRQQPSVGGKRGGRKRRSSRRSGGGGAGGGGGAGAGGGGAGGGGGLGTGDDPGSPAQGKRGKKSAGAGGGAGGGGGSSSGGGSPQSYEELQTQRVMANVRERQRTQSLNEAFAALRKIIPTLPSDKLSKIQTLKLAARYIDFLYQVLQSDELDSKMASCSYVAHERLSYAFSVWRMEGAWSMSASH